One window of the Flavobacteriaceae bacterium YJPT1-3 genome contains the following:
- the rplA gene encoding 50S ribosomal protein L1 yields MAKVTKKQKEAQLKIEDGKAYTLAEASALIKEISNENFDASVDLAVRLNVDPRKANQMVRGVVTLPHGTGKDVKVLALVTPDKEAEAKEAGADYVGLDEYLDKIKGGWTDVDVIITMPSVMGKLGPLGRVLGPRGLMPNPKTGTVTMDVAKAVSDVKAGKIDFKVDKTGIIHAAIGKASFDAAKIAGNARELITTLVKLKPQAAKGVYIKSIFMSSTMSPSVEVDSKRFAEE; encoded by the coding sequence ATGGCAAAAGTAACAAAGAAGCAAAAGGAAGCTCAACTAAAGATCGAGGACGGAAAAGCCTATACTTTAGCGGAAGCCTCAGCTTTGATCAAGGAAATAAGCAACGAGAACTTTGACGCCTCTGTTGATTTGGCGGTTCGATTGAATGTCGATCCACGTAAAGCCAATCAAATGGTGCGCGGCGTGGTTACCCTTCCTCATGGAACCGGTAAAGATGTAAAAGTTTTAGCGTTGGTGACTCCAGACAAAGAAGCTGAAGCGAAAGAAGCAGGAGCTGACTATGTGGGTCTAGACGAATATTTGGATAAAATCAAAGGCGGATGGACTGATGTAGACGTCATCATTACCATGCCTAGCGTAATGGGAAAATTAGGCCCACTAGGACGTGTATTAGGTCCACGAGGCTTAATGCCTAACCCGAAGACGGGAACGGTAACCATGGATGTAGCGAAGGCTGTATCTGACGTTAAAGCAGGTAAGATTGATTTTAAAGTGGATAAGACCGGTATCATTCACGCCGCAATTGGAAAAGCATCTTTTGATGCTGCGAAGATCGCCGGTAATGCAAGAGAATTAATAACCACGTTAGTGAAGTTGAAACCACAAGCGGCCAAAGGGGTGTACATCAAGAGCATCTTTATGTCCAGCACCATGAGTCCGAGTGTGGAAGTAGATTCAAAACGATTTGCTGAGGAGTAA
- the rplK gene encoding 50S ribosomal protein L11 — MAKEVSKVVKLQVRGGAANPSPPVGPALGAAGVNIMEFCKQFNARTQDKAGKVLPVVITVYGDKSFDFVIKTPPAAVQLLEAAKVKSGSGEPNRKKVAKVTWEQVQAIAEDKMVDLNAFTLESAMKMVAGTARSMGITVRGNAPF; from the coding sequence ATGGCAAAAGAAGTAAGTAAGGTTGTTAAATTACAAGTACGCGGAGGAGCGGCTAACCCTTCCCCTCCAGTAGGACCTGCTTTAGGTGCAGCCGGTGTAAACATCATGGAGTTCTGTAAGCAATTCAATGCTCGAACTCAGGATAAGGCCGGTAAAGTACTTCCTGTTGTTATTACTGTCTATGGAGATAAGTCTTTTGACTTTGTAATCAAGACTCCTCCTGCAGCAGTTCAATTGTTGGAAGCAGCTAAAGTGAAGAGCGGTTCTGGTGAGCCTAACCGTAAGAAAGTAGCCAAAGTAACCTGGGAACAAGTTCAGGCGATCGCAGAGGATAAAATGGTAGATCTAAATGCCTTTACTCTGGAGAGCGCAATGAAGATGGTAGCAGGAACGGCTCGTTCAATGGGAATCACCGTACGAGGAAATGCTCCTTTTTAA
- the nusG gene encoding transcription termination/antitermination protein NusG produces the protein MAKVKNSPKKHWYVVRAVSGQENKIKGYIEQEIARLNLEDFIEEVLVPTEKVIQIRNGKKVNKERVYFPGYVMIKAHLGGEIPHTIKSINGVIGFLGEVKGGDPVPLRKSEVNRMLGKVDELAVKSDGVAIPFTTGETIKVIDGPFNGFNGTVEKINEDKRKLEVMVKIFGRKTPLELSYMQVEKI, from the coding sequence ATGGCAAAAGTTAAAAATAGTCCGAAAAAACACTGGTACGTTGTACGCGCAGTCAGTGGTCAAGAAAATAAGATCAAAGGGTATATTGAGCAGGAAATCGCTCGTTTGAACCTGGAAGATTTTATTGAAGAAGTTCTTGTGCCTACTGAAAAGGTCATCCAAATCCGTAACGGAAAAAAGGTGAACAAGGAGCGTGTGTATTTTCCGGGGTATGTAATGATCAAAGCTCATTTAGGAGGTGAGATCCCTCATACGATCAAGTCTATCAATGGCGTGATCGGTTTCTTAGGAGAGGTTAAAGGAGGAGATCCTGTACCGCTCCGAAAAAGTGAAGTCAATCGTATGCTTGGTAAAGTAGACGAATTGGCAGTGAAGAGTGATGGTGTGGCTATTCCGTTTACTACCGGAGAGACGATCAAAGTAATAGACGGTCCATTCAACGGATTTAACGGAACGGTTGAAAAGATCAACGAAGACAAGCGTAAGCTGGAAGTGATGGTGAAGATCTTTGGTAGAAAGACGCCATTAGAACTCAGCTACATGCAAGTAGAGAAAATTTAA
- the secE gene encoding preprotein translocase subunit SecE: MAGFINYISESYNELRNHVTWTPLPEAQRLTLTVAVFSIIFSLAIWGVDTVFSRVITGYFELVGA; this comes from the coding sequence ATGGCTGGATTTATCAATTACATATCAGAATCGTACAATGAATTGAGAAACCACGTTACCTGGACTCCGCTTCCTGAAGCGCAACGTCTGACGTTAACGGTGGCGGTCTTTTCCATTATTTTTTCCCTGGCGATCTGGGGAGTCGATACTGTATTTAGTCGAGTTATCACTGGATACTTCGAATTGGTAGGAGCGTAA
- the tuf gene encoding elongation factor Tu, with the protein MAKETFDRSKPHLNIGTIGHVDHGKTTLTAAITTVLANAGLSELRSFDSIDNAPEEKERGITINTSHVEYQTANRHYAHVDCPGHADYVKNMVTGAAQMDGAILVVAATDGPMPQTREHILLGRQVGIPRIVVFMNKVDMVDDEELLELVEMEIRELLSFYEYDGDNGPVIAGSALGALNGEQKWVDTVMELMDAVDNWIELPKRDVEKDFLMPVEDVFSITGRGTVATGRIETGVANTGDPVEIIGMGAEKLTSTITGVEMFRKILDRGEAGDNVGILLRGIEKSQISRGMVICKPGSVKPHAKFKAEVYILKKEEGGRHTPFHNNYRPQFYVRTTDVTGNIVLPDGVEMVMPGDNLTITVDLIQPIALNVGLRFAIREGGRTVGAGQVTEILD; encoded by the coding sequence ATGGCAAAGGAAACTTTTGATCGTTCGAAACCACACTTGAACATCGGTACCATTGGTCACGTAGATCACGGTAAAACTACTCTTACTGCTGCAATTACTACAGTTCTTGCTAACGCAGGACTTTCTGAATTGAGAAGCTTTGACTCTATCGACAACGCACCGGAAGAAAAAGAGCGTGGTATTACTATTAATACCTCTCACGTAGAGTATCAAACCGCTAATCGTCACTACGCACACGTTGACTGTCCAGGTCACGCTGACTACGTAAAGAACATGGTAACTGGTGCCGCTCAAATGGACGGTGCTATTCTTGTGGTTGCTGCAACTGATGGTCCTATGCCTCAGACTCGTGAGCACATCCTTCTTGGACGTCAGGTAGGTATTCCACGTATCGTTGTATTCATGAACAAAGTGGATATGGTTGATGACGAAGAGCTTCTTGAGCTTGTTGAGATGGAAATCAGAGAATTGCTTTCTTTCTACGAGTATGATGGAGACAACGGGCCTGTAATTGCTGGTTCTGCACTTGGTGCATTGAACGGTGAGCAAAAATGGGTGGACACTGTAATGGAATTGATGGATGCTGTTGATAACTGGATCGAGCTTCCTAAGCGTGATGTCGAGAAAGACTTCTTGATGCCAGTGGAGGATGTATTCTCAATTACTGGACGTGGTACTGTAGCTACTGGTCGTATCGAGACTGGTGTTGCTAACACTGGAGATCCTGTTGAGATCATCGGTATGGGTGCTGAGAAATTGACTTCTACCATTACTGGAGTTGAGATGTTCCGTAAAATATTAGACCGCGGTGAAGCTGGAGATAACGTAGGTATCCTTTTGAGAGGTATCGAGAAATCTCAAATTTCACGTGGTATGGTAATCTGTAAGCCAGGTTCTGTGAAGCCACACGCTAAGTTTAAAGCGGAGGTTTATATCTTGAAAAAAGAAGAAGGTGGACGTCACACTCCATTCCACAACAATTACCGTCCTCAGTTCTACGTACGTACTACTGACGTAACGGGTAACATTGTACTTCCTGATGGAGTAGAGATGGTAATGCCAGGTGATAACCTAACGATCACTGTAGATCTTATTCAGCCTATCGCTTTGAACGTAGGACTTCGTTTCGCAATCCGTGAAGGTGGTCGTACTGTTGGAGCTGGTCAGGTGACTGAAATTCTAGACTAA
- the raiA gene encoding ribosome-associated translation inhibitor RaiA → MKVHVETPNFDADGKLIAFIQKKMDKLEKYYDKIIYADVFLKVQKTSARDNKIVEVLLSVPGDELVVKKQAKTFEGGTDECAQSLERLLLKRKHKIRARA, encoded by the coding sequence ATGAAAGTACATGTAGAAACCCCCAATTTTGATGCCGATGGCAAATTGATCGCCTTCATTCAGAAGAAGATGGATAAGTTGGAGAAATACTATGACAAAATCATTTATGCAGATGTATTTCTTAAGGTGCAAAAAACGAGTGCTCGGGATAACAAGATTGTTGAAGTTTTACTCAGTGTTCCGGGGGATGAATTGGTTGTAAAAAAACAGGCGAAAACCTTCGAGGGAGGTACTGATGAATGCGCACAGTCACTAGAGCGATTGCTCTTAAAGCGCAAGCATAAAATTCGAGCGCGCGCCTGA
- a CDS encoding tyrosine-type recombinase/integrase, protein MNLKPFFDYLLLEKNYSPLTVKAYRKDLEDFLDFASREYAIDRPEEVIYPFIRSWIVHLVEEGVSNRSVNRKISALRTYYTYLLKIGAIKANPLSKHRSLKTEKKVQVPFSEKEVADVMAQLQDLVDFEGVRDRLIVELLYSTGMRRAELIGLRLSDLRLEEGMLRVLGKRKKERIIPLLPQVRETLTLYLGKRSEIEGAAQEAHLLITRRGVKIYPTLVYRIINQYFSEVSQKIKTSPHVIRHSFATHLLNGGADLNAVKELLGHASLASTQIYTHSGIAELAKAYKKAHPRS, encoded by the coding sequence ATGAATCTGAAGCCCTTTTTTGACTATTTATTGCTGGAAAAGAATTACAGTCCGCTCACGGTCAAAGCCTATCGCAAAGACCTGGAAGACTTTTTGGATTTTGCGAGCAGGGAGTACGCGATCGATCGCCCGGAGGAAGTGATCTATCCCTTCATCCGTAGCTGGATCGTTCATCTGGTAGAGGAAGGGGTGAGCAATCGTTCGGTCAATCGGAAGATATCTGCCTTGCGGACCTACTATACCTATTTGCTGAAAATCGGAGCGATCAAAGCCAATCCGCTAAGCAAGCACCGTTCTTTGAAAACCGAAAAGAAAGTACAGGTCCCTTTTTCTGAAAAAGAGGTGGCTGACGTCATGGCTCAATTACAGGACCTGGTGGATTTTGAGGGAGTGAGAGACCGATTGATTGTAGAGTTGCTATACAGTACCGGAATGCGCCGCGCAGAGCTGATTGGTTTGCGCTTGTCTGACCTTCGTTTGGAGGAGGGGATGTTGCGTGTACTGGGAAAGCGCAAAAAAGAACGCATCATTCCCTTATTGCCTCAAGTCAGGGAAACGCTGACGCTTTATTTGGGCAAACGCAGCGAGATCGAGGGAGCCGCTCAGGAAGCCCATTTGCTGATCACCAGACGTGGCGTTAAAATTTATCCCACCCTTGTTTACCGAATTATAAATCAGTACTTTAGTGAGGTGTCCCAAAAGATCAAAACAAGTCCACATGTGATCCGACATTCGTTCGCGACACACTTGTTGAATGGCGGGGCCGATTTAAATGCTGTAAAAGAGCTCTTGGGTCATGCTTCCTTAGCCTCTACCCAAATTTATACCCACAGCGGGATCGCAGAATTGGCAAAGGCGTATAAGAAAGCACATCCTCGTAGCTAA
- the rpsU gene encoding 30S ribosomal protein S21, with the protein MLIIPVKDGENIDRALKRFKRKFDRTGTMRKLRDRQQFTKPSVRRRKEVQKAQYIQSLRDEENI; encoded by the coding sequence ATGTTGATAATACCAGTAAAAGACGGAGAAAACATTGATCGAGCGCTGAAGCGTTTCAAACGAAAATTTGACCGCACCGGTACTATGCGCAAGTTGCGTGATCGCCAGCAGTTCACAAAACCTTCTGTAAGAAGAAGAAAAGAAGTGCAAAAGGCTCAGTACATTCAGAGTCTCAGAGATGAGGAGAATATCTAA
- a CDS encoding acyl-CoA dehydrogenase family protein, which produces MEHLYFSEEHRLFRASLRDFLQKEVVPHIDKWEETGHIERFIWTKMGEMGYFGLPYPEEYGGLDLDMFYTVIFLEELQRVNSGGFAAAMWAHAYLAMTHLNAEGSAMIKEKYLAPSVSGEMIGCLCITEPFGGSDVAGMKSTAVREGDHYVLNGSKTFITNGVYSDYLVVAAKTDPDAGNKGMSLFVVDRKMDGISATKLDKLGWRASDTGEIAFADVKVPVENRLGEENEGFPYIMQHFALERLIMGINAHARSEFAIEYTLDYMKDRMAFGKTLDKFQALRHQVAELSSEVEIIKTFNYTTAKRLDMGEYVVKEATMSKLTSTKVADKVAYQCLQLLGGYGYMEEYPLARLFRDSRLGPIGGGTSEILREIIAKMVIDKKEYRPATKEVLSK; this is translated from the coding sequence ATGGAACACTTGTATTTTAGCGAAGAGCACCGACTTTTCAGAGCGAGTCTGCGAGACTTTCTTCAGAAAGAGGTGGTACCGCACATCGATAAATGGGAAGAAACCGGGCATATTGAGCGCTTTATCTGGACCAAAATGGGAGAGATGGGGTATTTTGGATTGCCTTATCCTGAGGAGTATGGCGGACTCGATCTGGACATGTTCTATACCGTCATATTTTTGGAAGAATTGCAACGAGTCAACTCTGGCGGATTTGCAGCCGCCATGTGGGCGCATGCGTATCTGGCCATGACCCATTTGAATGCAGAAGGTTCTGCGATGATCAAAGAGAAGTATTTAGCGCCCAGCGTTAGCGGAGAGATGATCGGTTGTTTGTGTATCACTGAGCCTTTTGGTGGGTCTGATGTTGCCGGAATGAAATCCACAGCAGTTCGCGAGGGCGATCATTATGTGCTAAACGGCTCCAAGACCTTTATCACCAATGGAGTGTACAGCGATTATCTGGTCGTGGCCGCAAAAACAGATCCCGATGCGGGAAACAAAGGGATGTCTCTTTTTGTGGTCGATCGAAAAATGGATGGGATTTCAGCCACTAAATTGGACAAATTAGGTTGGCGAGCTTCTGATACCGGTGAAATAGCATTCGCAGACGTGAAAGTGCCGGTTGAAAACCGCTTAGGCGAAGAAAATGAAGGCTTTCCCTACATCATGCAGCATTTTGCGCTGGAACGTCTGATCATGGGGATCAATGCCCATGCACGATCCGAATTTGCTATTGAGTATACCTTGGACTATATGAAAGACCGTATGGCCTTTGGAAAGACGTTAGATAAATTTCAAGCCTTGCGTCACCAGGTAGCAGAGCTGTCCAGTGAAGTAGAGATCATCAAGACCTTCAATTATACCACAGCTAAGCGTTTGGATATGGGAGAATACGTGGTTAAAGAAGCGACTATGTCTAAACTCACTTCTACAAAAGTGGCCGATAAAGTGGCCTACCAGTGTTTGCAGCTGCTTGGAGGATACGGCTATATGGAAGAATATCCTCTGGCTCGCCTATTCCGCGATAGTCGTTTGGGTCCCATTGGAGGAGGGACTTCAGAAATCCTTCGCGAAATTATCGCTAAGATGGTGATCGATAAGAAAGAGTATCGGCCGGCCACCAAGGAAGTCTTAAGCAAGTAA
- a CDS encoding helix-hairpin-helix domain-containing protein, with translation MNNFKSHFVFGKQQRNGIFLLCLILVLSLIVTVVIDSRPQAFQLNAEQLARVEAIQQRIDSVKQLQEADTLPKIQPFNPNFITDYRAYVLGIAPEQVDLVYRFRESGQWINSARQFQEVSGINDSLLSLVIPYFKFPEWLDRPKKTLERAKGTPLKRDKKRDLNRATEEELRLVNGIGEVLARRIISYRKRLGGFVVDEQLGEVYGLKPEVVARALDFFTVQTPAIRERWDLNTATASDLATIPYLTFDQAVSLVNYRKQQGGFSSLEELRQIDGLESDKIGRIQLYLYLK, from the coding sequence GTGAATAACTTTAAATCCCATTTCGTTTTTGGTAAACAACAACGGAATGGGATTTTTCTTTTGTGCCTGATACTCGTCCTTAGCTTGATTGTTACTGTTGTGATTGACAGTCGGCCTCAGGCCTTTCAACTCAATGCCGAACAGTTGGCTCGGGTAGAGGCCATACAGCAACGCATCGACTCGGTCAAACAGTTGCAGGAGGCCGACACCTTGCCTAAAATCCAGCCGTTCAATCCGAATTTCATTACGGATTACAGGGCCTATGTACTGGGTATCGCTCCCGAGCAGGTTGATCTGGTGTATCGCTTTCGCGAAAGCGGACAATGGATCAATTCTGCCAGGCAATTTCAGGAAGTCAGTGGCATCAATGATTCACTGCTCAGCCTGGTCATTCCCTATTTTAAGTTTCCGGAATGGCTCGATCGACCCAAAAAGACATTGGAGAGGGCCAAAGGCACTCCTCTAAAGCGCGATAAGAAGAGGGATTTAAATAGGGCTACAGAAGAAGAGCTTAGACTAGTGAATGGGATCGGGGAGGTTTTGGCACGGCGGATCATTAGCTATCGCAAACGTCTGGGCGGCTTTGTTGTGGACGAGCAATTGGGAGAGGTCTATGGGCTAAAACCCGAGGTTGTGGCTCGTGCGCTGGATTTCTTTACCGTCCAAACCCCGGCCATAAGAGAGCGCTGGGACCTCAATACGGCTACGGCTTCTGACCTGGCGACCATTCCTTATCTCACGTTTGATCAGGCCGTAAGCCTGGTCAATTACCGCAAGCAGCAGGGCGGCTTTTCCAGCCTGGAAGAGCTGCGACAGATCGACGGACTGGAGTCGGATAAAATCGGTAGAATTCAGTTATATTTGTACCTAAAATAA
- a CDS encoding alanine/glycine:cation symporter family protein: MKKFLLSLMGLITTFGAVAQETQEVGLDQKIDQAFAPISDFFTEVIFFLVWEDPDIPFVLVLLVGSAAFFTLYFGFPNIRFFGKAINTVRGKYEDIEKHGVDVLYGEDGIAMGQDLTKVDIEEHIEKVDDDLAVDGDIVDTIRDESSDGEVSHFQALATAVSGTVGNGNIAGVALAIALGGPGATFWMIICGLLGMSTKFVECTLGVQYRDVGPDGTVYGGPMYYLTKGLKERGFKTLGKIAAVIFAIFCIGGSFGGGNAAQSNQATIVLKELFNWESTAAGAIVGVVLAILVGIIIIGGIKRIASVTEKVVPFMAVLYVICCLYIILSNFSLIDDAFGLIVTEAFNPKAIGVGGVIGVLLVGFQRAAFSNEAGAGSASIAHSAVRTKYSASEGLVALLEPFIDTVLICTMTALVIIIFNFGGFFEYGGDGTGAVLINGESYEGAGITSIAFAEYIPYSKVFLTIAVVLFAVSTMISWSYYGLQSWKFLFGRGKTADLVYKLLFLTFVVIGAAASMDSIWAFSDAMIFAMVFPNMVGLYFLFPVVKKQLNRYLGAIRKKTEAID; this comes from the coding sequence ATGAAGAAATTTCTTCTTTCTCTCATGGGTCTAATTACTACATTTGGTGCAGTTGCACAAGAAACTCAAGAAGTAGGGCTCGATCAAAAAATCGATCAGGCATTCGCGCCGATATCCGACTTTTTTACCGAAGTTATCTTCTTCCTGGTCTGGGAAGATCCTGATATTCCATTTGTTTTAGTTCTCCTTGTTGGAAGTGCCGCATTCTTTACCCTGTATTTTGGATTTCCGAACATTCGCTTTTTCGGAAAAGCGATCAATACCGTACGCGGTAAATACGAAGATATCGAAAAGCACGGGGTGGATGTCCTCTACGGTGAAGATGGCATCGCTATGGGTCAGGACCTGACTAAGGTGGATATCGAAGAGCACATTGAAAAAGTAGATGACGACCTGGCCGTGGACGGCGATATTGTTGATACCATCCGCGATGAGAGTTCAGATGGAGAGGTATCTCACTTCCAGGCATTAGCGACTGCAGTTTCCGGTACCGTAGGTAATGGAAATATTGCCGGAGTCGCTTTAGCCATCGCTCTAGGTGGGCCCGGAGCAACTTTCTGGATGATCATCTGTGGGTTGTTGGGTATGTCAACCAAGTTTGTAGAATGTACACTTGGAGTTCAATACCGGGATGTAGGACCGGATGGAACGGTCTATGGCGGCCCCATGTATTACTTGACCAAAGGACTAAAGGAACGTGGTTTCAAAACGCTTGGAAAAATAGCGGCTGTGATCTTTGCCATCTTCTGTATTGGAGGATCCTTTGGTGGCGGAAATGCTGCACAAAGTAATCAGGCTACGATTGTACTTAAAGAATTATTCAATTGGGAAAGCACGGCAGCCGGAGCTATCGTAGGTGTGGTGCTTGCAATATTGGTGGGAATCATCATCATTGGAGGGATTAAGCGTATCGCTTCAGTAACCGAAAAGGTGGTGCCCTTTATGGCTGTACTTTATGTGATCTGTTGTTTATACATCATCCTCAGCAATTTTAGTCTTATTGACGATGCCTTTGGATTGATCGTTACCGAAGCCTTTAACCCAAAAGCGATTGGTGTTGGTGGAGTGATCGGTGTATTGCTGGTTGGTTTCCAACGTGCAGCCTTCTCAAACGAAGCTGGAGCCGGTTCAGCGTCAATTGCCCACTCGGCAGTGCGAACCAAGTATTCAGCCAGTGAGGGTCTTGTGGCCTTATTGGAGCCCTTCATCGATACGGTACTCATCTGTACCATGACCGCCTTGGTTATCATCATCTTTAACTTTGGTGGTTTCTTTGAATACGGAGGAGATGGAACAGGAGCCGTACTTATCAATGGGGAGTCCTACGAAGGTGCGGGAATTACTTCTATCGCTTTCGCGGAATATATCCCGTATTCTAAAGTCTTCCTGACGATCGCCGTGGTACTTTTTGCGGTATCTACGATGATCTCCTGGTCCTACTACGGATTGCAATCCTGGAAATTCTTATTCGGACGGGGTAAGACCGCAGATTTGGTGTACAAATTACTCTTTCTCACCTTTGTGGTTATTGGTGCTGCAGCGAGTATGGATAGCATCTGGGCCTTCTCAGACGCCATGATCTTTGCCATGGTATTCCCGAACATGGTGGGTCTCTATTTCTTATTCCCGGTAGTGAAAAAGCAATTGAACCGTTATTTAGGAGCCATTCGAAAAAAGACGGAGGCGATCGATTAA
- a CDS encoding potassium channel protein: protein MFRLFRSKIYLALAMILFVLLVGVFGYRYFAGFNWTDALYMTVITITTVGFSEVEPMGPLGKIFTMVLILISVIALGYAISIITEFLLSRSNYELLKRKKVQKKVDQLENHVIIVGYGRNGKQAAQKLLSYEKPFVVIEMEEDVISRYETEDFPFIQGNANEDEVLIQAGVERAACVICALPSDANNLFVVLSARQLNANLKIISRASEETTYQKLKLAGADNVIMPDRIGGEHMASLVVVPDLVEFLDNIAVTDGGNPNVQEIPYINVCPDRKDRSIIDIDLRRRTGCTIIGYKSPTGEYLINPEASLVIEEGSKLIVIGRPDQIAALEKEFRI, encoded by the coding sequence ATGTTCCGGCTGTTTCGTTCTAAGATTTATCTGGCCTTGGCCATGATCCTGTTTGTACTACTGGTAGGGGTGTTTGGCTATCGCTATTTTGCGGGCTTCAACTGGACCGATGCACTGTACATGACAGTGATCACCATTACCACGGTGGGTTTCAGCGAAGTGGAACCCATGGGGCCTCTGGGGAAGATCTTTACCATGGTGCTCATTCTCATCAGTGTGATTGCTCTGGGTTATGCCATATCGATCATCACTGAGTTTTTATTAAGCAGAAGTAATTATGAATTATTAAAGCGGAAAAAAGTGCAAAAGAAAGTCGACCAATTGGAAAATCACGTGATCATTGTGGGTTACGGAAGAAATGGAAAACAGGCGGCTCAAAAACTGCTGTCTTACGAGAAGCCCTTTGTTGTGATCGAAATGGAGGAAGATGTCATCAGTCGTTATGAAACGGAAGATTTTCCGTTCATACAAGGGAATGCCAATGAAGATGAGGTGCTTATTCAAGCCGGAGTGGAGCGTGCCGCCTGCGTGATCTGTGCTTTGCCCAGCGATGCCAACAATCTCTTTGTGGTGCTGTCTGCGCGACAGCTCAATGCGAATTTAAAGATCATCAGCAGAGCTTCTGAAGAGACGACCTATCAGAAATTAAAGCTGGCCGGAGCTGACAATGTGATCATGCCCGACCGGATTGGTGGTGAACACATGGCTTCTTTGGTCGTAGTGCCCGATCTGGTGGAGTTCTTAGACAATATTGCCGTGACTGACGGAGGGAATCCTAATGTACAAGAGATCCCTTACATCAATGTCTGTCCCGATCGCAAGGACCGCTCGATTATCGATATTGATCTCCGCCGTCGCACGGGCTGTACCATCATCGGGTATAAATCGCCCACCGGTGAATATTTGATCAATCCCGAGGCTTCCCTGGTGATCGAAGAAGGTTCTAAATTGATCGTCATTGGCAGACCGGATCAAATCGCCGCTTTAGAAAAAGAGTTCCGTATTTAG
- a CDS encoding PspC domain-containing protein, whose product MLQGIYQLRHYLEKHGFYVSSRLADRLGMRAKNVRLFFIYVSFATLGLGFAIYLTLAFWLRLKDLVYTKRSSVFDL is encoded by the coding sequence ATGTTGCAGGGTATTTATCAATTGAGGCATTATTTAGAAAAGCACGGCTTTTATGTGTCGAGTCGGTTGGCAGACCGCTTAGGTATGCGCGCCAAGAATGTCCGCTTGTTTTTTATCTATGTTTCCTTTGCTACCTTGGGTTTGGGCTTTGCGATCTATCTGACCCTGGCTTTTTGGCTGCGTTTAAAAGACTTGGTGTACACTAAACGAAGTTCTGTATTTGACCTATGA